Below is a window of Fervidobacterium pennivorans DSM 9078 DNA.
GATACACTGAGATTCATATTTTCAAAATTTACAGACGCCGAGAGACCTACGTTGAACCTTCCTGTTTCAGTTGGTTCATTTGTGTCAACTATTTTCGTAGTTAGTTCGAAAGGTATCGAAACAGCTATGTTCTCTACCTGAAAGTCAGAGCTCAACCTCAAGAAATATGTAGATTTTCCAAAGTCGTAACCACCAACCGTGGAAAGAAAAATCGTTCGGTTCTCATCCAAGGGCAATTTAAATCCAATTTCACTATATGGAAAACCTAGGAAATAAATTATTGATTCTAAAGACCCCGTTATACCCATTCCATCTTTTGTACTGAAGTAAAATTCTGCGCCGAAGGATAACGCATTTAAAATGAATAAACACACGAGCAAAATCCTCAATTTTAAGGCAACCTTAGACAACACGGTAGTCTCCCCCTTTGTTTGTTATGGTTGTCCAAAACAGAGACTGTTCAAAGATGATTATACCACAGACTCTGGTTATAAAACACATGCATAAACTGAACTGAATATTTGATGTTTTACTCCTTCAAAGAAAAATCCCCAGGATTTTCTTTAGGTATATCCTGGGGATTAATACTTTTGTTATTCGCGTTTTTATTTCAAAACAAAGCTCAGCAACGCAGGTATGATAAGATACAACGAGAAAAATTTCAGATGTGCCGATACCGTTAGTTGTCTTACTACAATCAAGGCAATCAATCCTGCGACAAATGCTCCACCAAATCCAGAAAATATACCTGTTGAGAAAACAACATCTTTAAGTTCAAAGATTCCAGCTGCGAGTGTTACTGGTAAACTCAGAAGAAAAGAAAATCTAAAAGCGTCAGTTCGATTCATACCTACCAAGAGTGCTCCAATGAGAGTAAAACCACTGCGTGATATACCAGGCAATACCGAGATCGCTTGGAAGATACCAATAATCAATGCATCAGTATAAGAAATATCGTTTAGTGACTTTTTTCCGGAAAAGAAGTCAGATAACCAGAGTGCCACTGCTGTAACCAAAAAAAACACACCAATTAACATTTGAGAGGAGAATATCTCTTCAATCTTCTTTTCAAAAAATACACCGACAATTCCTGCAGGTATAGATGCAACTATGATTTTAAGTGCCAGGTCCCACGTTGACTTATCAAGTTTTACTAAACCTATGATGATGCTCCATACATCTTTCCAAAGGAATATTAAAACTACTAAGAACGTTGCTAAGTGGAGAAAGGCGAACAGCGAAAGATTTGGCGATAATCCGAAAAGTTTGGAAAACAAGCTTAAATGCCCAGAACTTGAAACAGGGAAGAATTCTGTTAGTCCTTGCACAACTCCAAGTAAGAATTCTTTCATTAATTCCTCTCCTTTCTGGTTCTATTTGTAGAGGTCAAAAAGTATCCCGTTGATTTCTCCAACCTTTTCAGCAAGCTTTAGCGTGTTTTTCTCAGCTTCCATAAGTAAGTTGGTAAGTTGCTCCAATCTTTCATCAACTTGTTCAGCAATTATATGTAACCTCGGTTGTGACAGTGCATAATCGTATTTTCCAGCTAATTTATAGAGGTTTTTTTCCACATACTTTAATACATTTCTAATCTTTTCTTTGTATTTTTTGAGGTTTTCAGCAGTTGGTGACCTTACAAAATCATTTCCCGCTTCAACAACATCACTTATCATTTCTTCTATGGTCTTCCTAATAGCTTCACTCTCTGCTTCTTCAAAAACACCAAGAAAAGAGCTCTTTTGACTCGAGCTTACATGTTCTTTCTTACCTGCTTTTTTTCCCTTTATAGCTGAGTTCTTTAACTTTGGGTCATTTGACGGTGGTTCTATTCTCATTTTTCTACCGCCTTGCGATTAATAAATTATTTTTCAACAGCTTTTGCAACATTTTCAGCAAGTTCTCTAAACGCCTTTTCAACTTCGCTTCCCCTGTAATAAAGTGTTATCGGTTTGCCTTCGTCAAGTAATTCAAGCGCCTTGGGGTCCATAGGAATTCTTCCGAGTACAGGAACACCGTATTCTTGCGCCAATAAATCTGCTCCGCCTCTTCCAAATGGGTAAACTACTTCGTCTTTGCATCTCATATAGGACATATTTTCAACAATGCCCAAAACTTTTTGGTTCATGGCTTTTACGAACTCTATTGCTCTTCGGACATCGTCGAGTGCTACCTTTTGTGGAGTTGTCACCATTAGTACACCGTCAGTTTGACCTATTGTTTGGAAAAGACTAAGTGCTTCGTCTCCGGTTCCCGGTGGTAAGTCAAATATCATGAAATCCAGTTCCCCCCATTTAGTATCGCCGAGAAATTGTTTAATTGCAGAGTGTTTGAGAGGTCCTCTCCAGATGATAGGTTTACCTTCCTCAACCATCATGGAAATTGAAAGTGCTTTCAAGTTTGGCAGTACCTCTGCGGGAATTATTTTTTCGTCTTCGTCAACAGCTGGTAGTGCATTACCACCAAGCATACGGACGATATCAGGTCCATGGATGTCAACATCGAGAAGTCCAACTTTGTAACCACTTTCGGCAAGAGCAGTCGCTAAGTTCACGGCAACCGTTGTTTTACCAACTCCACCTTTTCCACTCAACACTGCAATAAAGTGTTTTACATGTTCCTTTAAATCAGCAATTTTCTGATCCGGGTTTAAACTGAAATTTGTGCTCATCTTTTTTCCTCCTTCTATGCATTCGTGCTATTCCGATTTCGTTTTCTCAATTAACTCTTGGTAATTTTCTACCAAGTACTTTGCTGCATCTTCGGGTGGCACTGGGTTGATATAAAATCCCGAACCCCACTCAAAGCCTGCGACACGTGTTAAACGAGGGATAATTTCAACATGCCAATGGTAATAAAGTTTACCTTCATCCATGACCGGTGCAGTATGGATTAGGAAGTTGTACGGCGGATTGTTCAAAACCAAATAAATCCTGTGCAAGACATCTTTCATAATCCTTGCAAATGATTTAACTTCTTCCTCAGTGATTGAACCAAAATCATGTGAGTGTCTTTTTGGAAGTACCCATGTTTCGAATGGAAACCTTGCCGCGTAAGGTTCAAAAGCAATGAAATGTTCGTTCTCCTCTACTATACGCCTTCCTTCTATTCTTTCTTGATTTATCATATCACAGAACACGCAGCGTTCTTTGTAAGAATAGTAATTCTTTGCCCCATCTAGCTCCTCCTCAACAGTCTTTGGCACAACAGGAGTGGCTATAATTTGGCTGTGAGGATGCGCAAGTGAAGCTCCTCCTTCCTTACCGTGGTTTCTAAAAATGAGTATATATTTGACTCGTTCATCTTTTGCAATCATTCTAA
It encodes the following:
- a CDS encoding undecaprenyl-diphosphate phosphatase, with translation MKEFLLGVVQGLTEFFPVSSSGHLSLFSKLFGLSPNLSLFAFLHLATFLVVLIFLWKDVWSIIIGLVKLDKSTWDLALKIIVASIPAGIVGVFFEKKIEEIFSSQMLIGVFFLVTAVALWLSDFFSGKKSLNDISYTDALIIGIFQAISVLPGISRSGFTLIGALLVGMNRTDAFRFSFLLSLPVTLAAGIFELKDVVFSTGIFSGFGGAFVAGLIALIVVRQLTVSAHLKFFSLYLIIPALLSFVLK
- a CDS encoding YaaR family protein; the encoded protein is MRIEPPSNDPKLKNSAIKGKKAGKKEHVSSSQKSSFLGVFEEAESEAIRKTIEEMISDVVEAGNDFVRSPTAENLKKYKEKIRNVLKYVEKNLYKLAGKYDYALSQPRLHIIAEQVDERLEQLTNLLMEAEKNTLKLAEKVGEINGILFDLYK
- a CDS encoding Mrp/NBP35 family ATP-binding protein, encoding MSTNFSLNPDQKIADLKEHVKHFIAVLSGKGGVGKTTVAVNLATALAESGYKVGLLDVDIHGPDIVRMLGGNALPAVDEDEKIIPAEVLPNLKALSISMMVEEGKPIIWRGPLKHSAIKQFLGDTKWGELDFMIFDLPPGTGDEALSLFQTIGQTDGVLMVTTPQKVALDDVRRAIEFVKAMNQKVLGIVENMSYMRCKDEVVYPFGRGGADLLAQEYGVPVLGRIPMDPKALELLDEGKPITLYYRGSEVEKAFRELAENVAKAVEK
- the galT gene encoding galactose-1-phosphate uridylyltransferase — protein: MPEYRKDPVVKRWVIISTERAKRPHDFQVTPEEVKTGFCPFDYGNEHTTPPEILAFRPADTQPNTPGWWVRVVPNKFPAVDPELPVDRYGHGMYDAMTGFGYHEVIIETPDHNSTFALLDYKQAEEVVWAYVTRFRMIAKDERVKYILIFRNHGKEGGASLAHPHSQIIATPVVPKTVEEELDGAKNYYSYKERCVFCDMINQERIEGRRIVEENEHFIAFEPYAARFPFETWVLPKRHSHDFGSITEEEVKSFARIMKDVLHRIYLVLNNPPYNFLIHTAPVMDEGKLYYHWHVEIIPRLTRVAGFEWGSGFYINPVPPEDAAKYLVENYQELIEKTKSE